The genomic stretch CTGGCCGAGTTGCTCTCCACGTCCCAGAAGAGGATTGGCGAACGTCGGCAGGAAGTTGTAGTACACGATTCGGCTGTAGCCGAAGTCAAAACGGTAGAGGCCGCGTTTCTCCACGCGCAGGCTCGCGACGTTATACGGATCGCCGCCCCAGCTCGTCATCGTGTAGGTGAGCAGATCGAAGAGCGATCCCGTGTTCTCCGGATATCGGGAGGTGAAGGAGAGACCGAGCAAGCGCGCTCCTTCACCCAGGTTGATCTGGCTGCGATAGAGATCGCGATTTCCTCCGAGGAAGAGTTGGCGCCATCCGAATTCCAATTCGCTCTGCGCGATCATTCGTCCCAGGCGGAGGCCTTCTTGCGCCGGTTGGGCAGCGCTCTCCTGGGCACGCGATTCTCCAGCCGTCAGCCCGAAGAGGCTGATGAGCAGAGCGAGAACGGCCCATCTCCTCGCGCGAGGTGTGAATCGGGATGCCGAAAGCGCAATGCCGGAATCGGCCTCGCCATTGGGAACGCGCATATCTCCCCCTCCTATTGGAAGAAGAAGCGATTGACGTTGGAGCCGTGAACCTTCACGTGACACGTCGTGCAATTCTGAAAGCGCGGTTGCCGAATGTCGTGAAAGGCGGTCGGTTCTGATCCCAAAATCCCCGGCGTGAGCGTATGGCATTCCAGGCAGAGCTGGTCTACGCGCGGGCGCGTGAGGAGTCGCGGATTGTTCGAGCCATGCGGGACGTGGCAGCTCATGCACCCCTCGAGCTTCACCGGCACGTGCTCGAAGACGAACGGCCCTTGTTTATCCGTGTGGCATTTCAGGCAGATCGTGTCCGTCCCGCCCAAGACGTCGCGCACCTGCGCCACGTTGAACCCGCCGTGGGGATTGTGACAGGTCGTGCAGCTCATCCCCCCTTCGTGGACGCGATGACGGAAAGGTTTGGTGAAGTCCTGGCGGACCTCGCCGTGACATTCGTAGCACAGCTCGGGCAAGCGCTTTGTCAGGAGGTCCTCCAGGAGAGCTGGCGAATGCGCGGAGTGGCAATCGGTGCACGCGACCTGGCTCAAGCCATGCTCGGATTGACGGAAATTATGCCGCTCTTCTTGCCGCTCATGGCAGGTGATGCAGCGCGCGTTCTGTTCGGAGACGGAGCGCCCGCGGAACGAGAAGATCTTCGTCGCATCGCCCCCGCTTTCG from Blastocatellia bacterium encodes the following:
- a CDS encoding DmsE family decaheme c-type cytochrome translates to MTTRAHSLSRMRRDLGRVLLRPSVLAAVLLGLTLGFVLGTERTVRSKPGTAPPERTDVGARWTSFLSSQQPESPYAGSEACKMCHEDLYTHFTRTAHFLTITSPKYKEAEKGCEACHGPGREHIESGGDATKIFSFRGRSVSEQNARCITCHERQEERHNFRQSEHGLSQVACTDCHSAHSPALLEDLLTKRLPELCYECHGEVRQDFTKPFRHRVHEGGMSCTTCHNPHGGFNVAQVRDVLGGTDTICLKCHTDKQGPFVFEHVPVKLEGCMSCHVPHGSNNPRLLTRPRVDQLCLECHTLTPGILGSEPTAFHDIRQPRFQNCTTCHVKVHGSNVNRFFFQ